One Phycisphaera mikurensis NBRC 102666 DNA window includes the following coding sequences:
- the metX gene encoding homoserine O-acetyltransferase MetX, with protein MGADLPTSSDDLRGAEASSHRRLWRSEEPLSLALGGELPVLEVAYETWGELAPDGSNAVLVCHALTGDSHAARHGDDDAAGWWDGLIGPGSAYGIDTTRWYVVCSNVLGGCRGTTGPASVDPRTGRVYGPDFPVVTIADMVEAQRRLLDGLGVGKLRAVVGGSLGGHQAMTWAITHPGRVERCVGIATSPRMSAQALAFDVVARNAIQSDPAFASGRYEAGGGPENGLAIARMVGHITYLSPESMDAKFDPDRHEPRDIRTAFEKKFSVGSYLAHQGQKFTQRFDANSYAAITVAMDLFDLGRTEAERRAKLEPATCHWLFASFSTDWLFRPAQSRQIVDTLTRLGRPVTYTEITSDAGHDGFLLDAEIAVYGPLVNAFLREPRAEGVEPLRDADRRLLEMIPRDASVLDLGCGDGRLLLELGRRNPDRTLAGVEVGQRLLFEAVEHGVDVVDHDLNLGLPGYADGQYDVVVLNVTLQAVRNTRQLLAEMTRVGRRVLLSFANFAFRELRDDFLRNGRSPLSKSGGGAYDHHWADTPNRRFPSIRDVEELLAEMGIRVHRALYLDTTRGVDVAATDDPNLNADTAILEISRR; from the coding sequence GGTCCGAGGAGCCGCTGTCGCTGGCGCTCGGCGGCGAGCTTCCGGTGCTGGAGGTCGCTTACGAGACCTGGGGCGAGCTCGCTCCCGACGGCTCCAACGCGGTGCTGGTGTGCCACGCGCTCACCGGGGACAGCCACGCGGCGCGGCACGGCGACGACGACGCGGCCGGCTGGTGGGACGGGCTGATCGGACCGGGGTCCGCGTACGGCATCGACACCACGCGGTGGTACGTCGTGTGCTCCAACGTGCTCGGCGGCTGCCGCGGCACCACCGGGCCGGCGAGCGTCGACCCGCGGACCGGCCGCGTCTACGGACCCGACTTCCCGGTCGTGACGATCGCCGACATGGTCGAGGCGCAGCGCCGCCTGCTCGACGGCCTCGGGGTCGGGAAGCTCCGCGCCGTGGTCGGCGGCTCGCTGGGCGGGCACCAGGCGATGACCTGGGCGATCACGCATCCCGGCCGCGTCGAGCGCTGCGTGGGCATCGCGACCTCGCCGCGGATGAGCGCCCAGGCGCTCGCCTTCGACGTCGTCGCCCGCAACGCGATCCAGAGCGACCCGGCCTTCGCGAGCGGGCGGTACGAGGCCGGCGGCGGCCCCGAGAACGGCCTCGCGATCGCGCGGATGGTCGGGCACATCACCTACCTCTCGCCGGAGTCGATGGACGCGAAGTTCGACCCCGACCGCCACGAGCCGCGCGACATCCGCACCGCCTTCGAGAAGAAGTTCTCGGTGGGCAGCTACCTCGCCCACCAGGGCCAGAAGTTCACGCAGCGTTTCGACGCGAACAGCTACGCCGCGATCACCGTCGCCATGGACCTCTTCGACCTCGGCCGCACCGAGGCGGAGCGGCGGGCGAAGCTCGAGCCCGCGACGTGCCACTGGCTGTTCGCGAGCTTCTCCACGGATTGGCTCTTCCGGCCGGCGCAGAGCCGGCAGATCGTCGACACGCTCACGCGGCTGGGCCGGCCCGTCACGTACACGGAGATCACCAGCGACGCCGGCCACGACGGCTTCTTGCTCGACGCGGAGATCGCGGTGTACGGCCCGCTGGTGAACGCCTTCCTCCGCGAGCCGCGGGCCGAGGGCGTGGAGCCGCTCCGCGACGCGGACCGGCGGCTGCTGGAGATGATCCCGCGGGACGCCTCGGTGCTGGACCTGGGCTGCGGCGACGGCCGCTTGCTGCTGGAGCTCGGCCGCCGCAACCCCGACCGCACGCTCGCCGGCGTCGAGGTCGGCCAGCGGCTGCTCTTCGAGGCCGTCGAGCACGGCGTCGACGTGGTCGACCACGACCTGAACCTGGGGCTGCCCGGCTACGCCGACGGGCAGTACGACGTGGTCGTGCTGAACGTCACGCTCCAGGCCGTCCGCAACACCCGCCAGCTGCTCGCGGAGATGACCCGCGTCGGCCGGCGCGTGCTGCTGTCCTTCGCGAACTTCGCCTTCCGCGAGCTACGCGACGACTTCCTCCGCAACGGCCGCTCGCCTCTGTCCAAGAGCGGGGGCGGGGCCTACGACCACCACTGGGCCGACACCCCCAACCGCCGCTTCCCTTCCATCCGCGACGTCGAGGAGCTGCTCGCGGAGATGGGCATCCGCGTGCACCGCGCGCTGTACCTCGACACGACGCGCGGCGTCGACGTGGCGGCGACGGACGACCCGAACCTCAACGCCGACACGGCGATCCTGGAGATCAGCCGGCGCTAA